In the genome of Blastocatellia bacterium, one region contains:
- a CDS encoding response regulator — protein sequence MMDAQRILLVEDEPDIQKVAKLSLTLVGGYEVAVVDNGIEAIRLAEQIKPDVILLDVMLPDMDGYETLTRIKQHDHLKDIPVLFISAKAQQSEVSYGLSLGAIGYITKPFDPMTLPAQVQQFLRILEGRPMDLPELFSEEEPSTMIS from the coding sequence ATGATGGACGCACAACGAATCTTGCTGGTCGAAGACGAACCCGACATCCAAAAGGTGGCAAAGCTGAGTCTGACGCTTGTCGGAGGTTACGAGGTCGCCGTTGTGGACAATGGGATCGAAGCCATCCGTCTGGCTGAACAGATCAAGCCCGATGTGATCCTGCTGGACGTGATGCTGCCGGACATGGACGGCTATGAAACGCTCACACGAATCAAACAACACGACCACCTGAAAGATATTCCTGTGTTGTTTATCTCGGCTAAGGCTCAGCAGAGTGAGGTCAGTTATGGGCTCAGTTTGGGCGCTATCGGCTACATCACCAAACCATTCGACCCGATGACCCTGCCCGCCCAGGTGCAGCAGTTTTTGCGAATCTTGGAGGGTAGACCGATGGATTTGCCTGAACTCTTCTCCGAAGAAGAACCGAGCACGATGATTTCATGA
- a CDS encoding hybrid sensor histidine kinase/response regulator, which translates to MKSQSNHHDIERLKNEFVSLVSHELRTPLTSIKGSLGLILGGACGELNNDLRDLLTIAYSNSDRLIKLINEILDLSKIEAGQVPLKTAPTDLTEVVEQSVMEIGGFAQQRGVLIVTSLEPDLPLVQADADQIQRVLMNLLSNALKFSPADDQVVISSEYRDGWVTIRVKDHGMGIPPEYHDRIFNKFQQVQSVVTRKLGGTGLGLAICKAIIDQHGGRIGVESEPGAGSCFYFSLPIAPPTATREPRAPAHPITPAPPTETQPPTGIRGGNRPRNSFVLMVDDDPGLRMVVSRIVQHSGHQVETANNGEEAIEKVKKLHPDLIILDILMPVLSGFGVVQTLRRHPDTRHLPLLVLTTKDLNDAEKEALRLGPTKFLTKSLVTVETLTLAMNELLQHRLAEVTA; encoded by the coding sequence ATGAAATCACAGAGCAATCACCATGATATCGAACGTCTGAAGAACGAATTTGTCTCGCTTGTGTCGCACGAATTGCGCACGCCGTTGACTTCGATCAAAGGCTCATTGGGATTGATCCTAGGCGGGGCGTGCGGCGAGCTGAACAATGATCTGCGTGATCTGTTGACCATCGCCTATTCTAACAGCGACCGCCTCATCAAGTTGATCAACGAAATTTTGGACCTGTCCAAGATCGAAGCCGGGCAAGTCCCCTTGAAAACCGCCCCAACCGATTTAACCGAAGTGGTTGAACAAAGTGTCATGGAGATTGGCGGATTCGCGCAACAACGAGGGGTCCTGATTGTCACCTCGTTGGAGCCAGACCTACCTTTGGTTCAAGCTGATGCCGACCAAATTCAACGCGTGCTGATGAACTTGCTATCGAACGCATTGAAATTCAGTCCGGCTGATGATCAGGTGGTGATCTCCAGTGAATACCGCGACGGTTGGGTAACCATTCGGGTCAAAGATCATGGCATGGGCATTCCGCCGGAATACCATGATCGAATCTTCAATAAGTTTCAGCAAGTCCAATCAGTGGTCACGCGTAAACTGGGCGGCACAGGCTTGGGACTCGCTATCTGCAAAGCCATCATTGACCAGCATGGCGGCCGAATCGGCGTAGAAAGCGAGCCCGGAGCGGGAAGCTGCTTCTACTTTTCATTGCCCATCGCGCCACCCACTGCGACTCGTGAGCCACGAGCGCCCGCCCACCCCATCACACCTGCGCCGCCGACGGAGACGCAGCCGCCAACCGGCATCAGAGGCGGCAACCGACCACGGAACTCATTCGTGCTCATGGTGGATGACGATCCGGGATTGCGCATGGTTGTCTCCCGCATTGTTCAGCACTCAGGCCATCAGGTGGAAACGGCGAATAATGGTGAAGAAGCAATTGAGAAGGTCAAGAAACTGCATCCTGACTTGATTATCCTGGACATCTTGATGCCTGTGCTGAGCGGTTTCGGCGTCGTGCAAACACTCAGGCGCCATCCAGACACACGCCACTTGCCGCTGTTGGTCCTGACCACCAAGGACCTCAACGACGCCGAAAAAGAAGCGCTTCGACTTGGCCCGACCA